CCCACATGATATACTCCTGGAGAGATGAAGGCCATTCATTACAAAAGGTCACATAGCTGCTGGGTTAGATCTGATAACAGGACCCAGGTGACCTCCTGAATCTCACTCTAGGTTCTGGTCAAAGAGACATGGTATTAGCCTTTGAAAATGTGAACCTATCAGGAGCTTCTAGTAACCATGCTTCTCTGGACTAACCAGCTCaagaggaaatattttagaaCAAATGGAAATGCAGTGAGAATTTGCTTCACCTACCTTTCTCCTTTTGGGAATTAATTCAAATGGAATTCCTTAAACAAGTATTTCCCTTAAACTAACTCCAAGACCTTGAGACTACAGATATCAGGGGCTGTTTCTGATTGTCTCCTCCTTCAATTCCATCTGTGACCCCAAACCTACCCAACATAACTCTGACAATATGTTCATTCGTAGGCAAGATGCAGAGGGATGGATTGCAATTAAAGTGACAGGTGTTAGGGTACCCTTGAAAGAAGTGGACCTTGAGGAATATAGGAAAACTCGGTGGCCCCAGAGCAGGAAATCTGATATTAGGACCAGATTCTGGTAGAGTTCTTCTTAGCATGTACTCACTTGATACATTCTCCTTTCTGTCAATCCATGTGTCTATGTCTCCATGTGCAGGGACCCAGGAGTGGTGGAGGATGTGTATAATGGTCAGAAATTTCATGCCACTTAGAGTGAAAGATCTGTCCTGGATCAGATGGATCCACTACACGTGTGAGGTCACCCGAATAGGGTAACTCAAGTTGAAAAGGATTCTATAGTTTAGCACTGTGGCCCAAGGAAATTACGACCTTGTGTTATTCACATAATATAAGTGTGGCACCCAGCCACATCGCAGGAAGGATGTGTTGTATGGAACTATTTGTTAGATTTGTTAAAGCTGCTCATTCCCAGACACTTCTCCTATTGATAAAACATGTCTGTTCCACTACATCTTGACTCAGGCAGGTCTATAATTGCTTTGACCAATGGAGTATGGAAGAAGTGATGTTATGCCATTACAGAGCTAACCTTTAAAAGGACAcataaaatggagctggaggaaataggctccctgacttcagactatactacaaagctatagtaatcaagacagtatggtactggcacaaaaacagaaatatagatcaatggaacaggatagaaagcccagagataaacccatgcacatatggtcaccttacctttgataaaggaggcaagattatacagtggagagaagacagcctgttcaataagtggtgctgggaaaactggacagctacatgtaaaataatgaagttagaacactccttaacaccattcacaaaaataaactgaaaatggattacagacctaaatgtaaggccagacactatcaaactcttagcagctcatggagctcaatatcaagaaaacaaacaacccaatctaaaaatggtcagaagacctaaatcgacatttctccaaagaagatatacagattgccaacaaacacatgaaagaatgctcaacatcattaatcattagagaaatgcaaatgaaaactacaatgagatatcattgcacactggtcagaatggccattatcaaaaaatctataaacgataaatgctggggagggtgtggagaaaagagaacactcttgcactgttagtgggaatgtaaattgatacagccactatggagaacagtatggaggttccttaaaaaactaaaaatagaactaccatatgacccagcaaNNNNNNNNNNNNNNNNNNNNNNNNNNNNNNNNNNNNNNNNNNNNNNNNNNNNNNNNNNNNNNNNNNNNNNNNNNNNNNNNNNNNNNNNNNNNNNNNNNNNNNNNNNNNNNNNagaaaaacaaatacggtatgctaacacatatatatggaatctaaaaaaacaaacaaacaaaaatggtcatgaagaacctaggggcaagacgggaataaagacgcagacctactagagaatggacttgaggatagggggagcggggagggtaagctggcacaaagtgagagagtgacgtggacatatatacactaccaaatgtaaaattcatagctagtgggaagtagccgcatagcacagggagaacagatcagtgttttgtgaccacctagaggggtgggttagggagggtgggagggagggagacgcaagagggaagagatatggggatatatgtatatgtataactgattcactttgttataaagcagaaactaaacagccattgtaaagcaattatactccaataaagatgttaaaaaaaaagaggacacatAGCTTCTGCCTTGCTGTTTGAGAATTCTGAGCTGACAAGTAAAAATCTGCTTATCCTGCTGGACAACCCCAGGCAGAGGTACCTCCATGACACCAGTATGAGTGTCAGTTATCTCTTACATTGCAGAGTAGCTTAGATATCAGCTGATTACAATTTGGAGACCCTAGCCAGGTTTATATTTTAAGGGTCATTTATGCTTCTATTTTGGTCAATAGATAGAATAGAAAATGTGAAACTTTCCATTCCAAACATGAAAAATAACTTGAcagaattatttatatacattatttaaaatgctcAACTTTGTGTAAAAAATGACAGAAGTGAATAATCCACTGAGACCTTTAATAATTATAGATAACTGAATGACTGCAGCCTTAATGAAAACCTGGACATTTCCTAATGGGAAAAGAAGATATCCAAACAAATTCTATTCCATGTCCTTGATTGTGGGAGGGAAAAAGTCTCCTTGAGAATTGATAATCACAAGACAGCCCTTCTGTAGCTTTTGGGTTTGAAGTAACACTATCATCATAGTCCAGATAATTCTCTGTTGCAATCTTTCTTCCATTAATTatcaacatattatatatatattagtaataaaaactagctttttttctctttattattagaACTATTTTATTAGCAGTAGAATTAGCTGGTCCTTAAAGGCCTCACAGGAAATACACTTGAAAGCATGACCATTACCATAGCTCATTGAAGACATCCATCTCTTCAAATTTTCTTCAGTCCTTTTTGGTGCACTATGTGTAACTTATTtctatatgaatatattaaaaaatatttgcttgtATTATCATTGATTTTTGAAATGAGTATGTTTCTTTAATTGTTCCTCCTTTTTATTGATACTTCTCCTCTTACCCTGGTGATTTATTAGAGAATTAAAGTAATCATTGTTTTCAATCAACAACTCATGTTTGTTCACAAATTCAAGCATGTGGGGTATTTTGGGGACCTAAGGAATGTTaagaacattttatatttgagaaatctttaagtatttttactaatttaaaaagtattcccATTTATATTTGTGTTCCAACTTTGGACAATGTGGCTTTGagatttcaattttttctaaCTCACTGGGGGTTTCGATCATAATTGGCGACAGTAGATGGTCAATTATGTCCCATGATTTTGAGGAGCACTCTGCAGACCATGTCAGAGACTTCCGGCTCAAGCCACGGAGGCTCAGCCATGGAAAGACAAGCTACTATGTGGGAGTAAAGTGGCCGCCAAGTGGCTAGAGTCATTCTGATGGTGGCAACGACTTGAGTTAGGGAGGTCAGACTCGCTCAGGAAGCTCAAACTGATTTTTCTTCAGTGTAGGTGACTTGGGTGACATCTTCTCAGAGTTCTCATGCATAAATAGTAGGCATAAATCAGCTGAGGTGAACTTTGCCTACATGGGGCGTAGTTCAAAGATTTTCTGGTAGAGGTCATGGAAAGTTTAAAGGTCACCAGATTTCCACTGTGAATGGTTGACTGGAGGCCAAGCAGGGGGCCATCCAATCACACGTGACATGGGGTGTCTTAGTGACAGGCCTCCCTGCTTTGCATTTTGTCCAATCAGATATGAACATTGCCCGTGACGTCAGAGAAGGCAGGGAGCATAAACCGACCAACGGCCCTCAACTGCCACCCTGTCCTGTCCTTCCCTCTGAGCTGTGGGGAAGACGATTCTGACATGTCTGAGCCTTCGTCTGTGACATCTGAAGAAAGCCTGGGCACCAAGGAAGCCGAGCCCTCCAAAGCCAAGCCAAAGAAACCGAAGCAGAAGACAGCGAAGCGCCACCGCCGCCGCTCTGACGGCATCGACAGCTTTGCCACCTATTTCCCCAGGGTGCTGAAGCAGGTCCACCAGGGCCTGAGCCTCTCGCAGGAGGCCGCGAAGGTCATGGATTCGTTCGTTCAGGACATCTTTGAGCGAATCGCCGACGAG
This window of the Physeter macrocephalus isolate SW-GA chromosome 21, ASM283717v5, whole genome shotgun sequence genome carries:
- the LOC112062577 gene encoding late histone H2B.L4-like, encoding MSEPSSVTSEESLGTKEAEPSKAKPKKPKQKTAKRHRRRSDGIDSFATYFPRVLKQVHQGLSLSQEAAKVMDSFVQDIFERIADEAARLVRSSKRSTLSSREIQTSVRLLLPGEMGKHAVSKANKAVIRYTTGK